AAACTTGGGTCTCCAGTTGTTAGGTTATTTCCTGGCCTTGGGTGGCTGGATTGGAATAATTTCCACCACAGCTTTGCCCCAGTGGAAGCAATCATCATATGTGGGTGATGCAATTATCACCGCTGTGGGTCTGTATGAAGGGCTGTGGATGAGTTGCGCCTCACAGAGCACAGGACAGGTCCAATGCAAGATCTTTGACTCGATGCTTTCTCTTGACAGTGAGTACAGAGCTCAGTTTTGACTGGAAAATATTTGTCGCGCTAACTTGTGTCTTCTAAATTAATTACATCCATTATTGCCATAGTTGCCtcagtttttttatgtttaaatgtgtgtatatatagttttgtttaaaatgtttaaatgtgtatacatatatatatatatatatatatatatttactttatatgtactgtatttgtgtgtgtgcgtgtgtgtgtatatatacatatatatatatatatatatatatatatacactcacacacacacaaatacagtacatataaagtaaatatttttcaaatttgtataAAACCGAACACTCAGAAGAATattgtactgtctttgtaaatgaaTATGGGCTGTGTTTAGGCAAACACCACTGATGATTCACCAACACAAACACATGAATATGGGCTTTGTTTTGGCAAACACCAGTAATGATTCACCAACTaaaacgcacacacagacacacacattcactgTTGTGAATGGAGCATATCCTgagtcaaaacaaaatgtactgGTGACTATAATATATGAATATTCACCAGACAGAGATATACCATCCAACCAACATATGATCTACGGCAGGTGTTGAATGGATGCATCAAAAAATTAGAATAGGTTCATTAACGATTGGTCTCTTGTACTTTTATAAATTCCCTTTCAATATTTACATACTGTTTAGCCATTCCCTTTCAATACTCATTCACTttcaggtttgtgtgtgtgtgtggtgtgtgtgtgtgtgtgtgtgtgtggtgtgtgtgtaattaTGCAAAAATATGTTCCCCCCACACAGTTATGTGTGCGTAGGCCTTTGTCTGAAggacattttttgtattttttgagaAAGCAAAACCACCAGTATTTTCCATGCATTGGCTCTATGACAGTAGTCCACTGTATAGTTGTGGTCTCTGATTTGCATTTGTGTCTCTTCAGTGAATATCAGTTAGCTTGTTTTTAAGTTGATGTTATgatcaatctttttttcttttacattctcCTGCCCCCTCTCTCTAGTCCATATCCAGACATGTCGTGCCCTAATGGTCGTGTCAGTACTGCTTGGCCTTTTCGGCATCATCATCAGTGTGATTGGCATGAAGTGCACAAAAGTGGGAGATAATAACCCGACAGTCAAGACACGTATTGCAGTGACTGGAGGAGCTCTCTTCCTATTTGCAggtattaattgtatttttccttttttttaaaatatttactttatttttactttcaacAAATTAGTAACTTTATGGTATCAGGAGTCCAGAGGAAAATGTCAACCAGTTATTGAGAAATACACAATTGTACAAAGTACTAAACATTTGTTTAGGAAAAGATTGGGATCTACAAAGAATACATGAAGTGGGCAGGGAAATGTAAATATACACTAAATGTAACCTATTACAATgagcatgatttttttcacatttgtcacTGTCAATTGTCACAAGTTTTTCCATTACCTTCCTATACGTATATATCATCACAATTGCCTGACCCAATTTAGAATTTCTCACCCCGTAAAGTTAGatcaatgatttgttttttaatatattaaatatatttgaaaataagtGTTGAAAACCTGctataggctggcaaccagttcagagcgaAGCTTGGCTTTCCCTCAAAGATACagttgggatagggtccagcacgcccaaaacccctgtgaggataagcagtacagaaaatggatggatgtgtggatggatggatggaagaagtaCTGGAAACAAGTGCTGGGAGTGAGAACAGTTGCGTTAAAATCTTTTACATTATTTCAGTTGTTCACATTTTTCAGGCATGGCTAAAACCAAGGCTGAGTACACTCTCGCATGATTCAGCTTTCCCCTACTATATAAGTACTGATAGCCTTCCTTCAAGATGACCCAGTCATTGATTGGCCCTCTAACTCGCATAGCCTGCTAGAATGCTACACCACTACTCCGCAATGTAATGTGGACCCACACCGACTAATGCATATGAGTTGACACCTGACCCCTGTTAACAGCTAGTGTCTGTGTTTCCAATAAGTCACCACTTCCCTTGGTTTTGTCCAGTGTGAGTCCACACAACAGAGAAACTTCAGTGAAAGTTAAGAGTTTATTAAACACAATGGAACACAGCTttatattgatgaaaaatggaaatttttacaTGACTGCACACCTTTGGGTGATGCTGTATCAAGAGGATCATTGAATTCTGTCAACAGACCCTTGCAGCTTCCACTACTGTACCTGGTTGCTGCTCATCAGTGGAATTTGAAGAGCGAACTTTTAAATACTATGCACTTGCCTCAGAAATGTCTTTAAATGACTATACATAGGAAACCTCTTTCCTCTTTGAGTcacacaaaattatttaatagtATTGTGGTTTTCTTGAACTGTGTTGTCttgcggccagttcagggtgtacctcaatTCTTGCTCaaagatagcagggataggATCCAGCGCGCCTGTgtacctagtgaggataagatggatggatgtctaatTTGCGTTGCCTACGcaacagaaatgacatgtacAATATGTCGTCATAAGGGCTCTGGGAGCCATATAAACCATCAGAAGAGCCGATATGGCTCGTGAGGATAGGTTCCTGACCCGTGCTGTAAATAATTCCATatcagatcggtcgtggcccagatTAACCTCTGCTCCAACACTGTGAAGCTGCAAGGGTGCCTGTGGAAATTCACATACTATGGGTCAGAGAGGTTGAAAGTGAGTTCTTAGGCAGAAAGAGACGACGAAAGCATAGAGCCTAGCATTGAATGTGGGGACTAGGATATGAAAATATTGGGTACTGGTTGACAGGATGATTAGAAAGCTGATATATTGTGTATTGTGGAGACCAGATGGAGAAGAAGGACGCTAGGAGTTTAAGGGTTAGGTTGAAATTGTTTTACCGTGGTGTAGAAGGGATGAGAAATGGGGAAtcggttattttaaaagagagagctaagaatgtctttgaggtggaaggagtatcagattgagtgatgaggctgaaatgtgaaattgagggtgttactTATAATGTGATTAACGGCTAGACCCCTGAGGTAAGTGCTGAAAGAGAAATTGTGGAAGAAGCTAACTGAAGTacgtagttctgagcatcccagacagagagagagagtgttgtGATCAGTGCAAATTTTAATGGATATGTTGGTGAAAGAAACAAGggtgatgaagaaaaaacaggtaagtacagcatccagaaAAGAAACTTGGAGTGACAGATGGTGGGAGAAAACGACTGTAGTAAACACTTTTTCCCCAGAAGAGCCAAGAatatagggtgacctacaagagcgagGTAGAAGCAAGGAAGTGAATTTCATCTCATGCAGACGATggaatctgaaggaggttaatGACTGTAGAGTAGAGGCAAGGGACAGTGTGGCgagacagcataggatggtggtgtgtaagatgactctggtaatgaggaagaagattaagaagactaAGGTAGAGCAGCGAATCATGTGGTAGAAGCTAAGAAAGGAAAACTGTTGTGCGTTTTTTCaggaagaggtgagacaggctattGGTGGACAGGAGCAGCTGCCAGAAGACTGGaacaaggtgatcagagagacaggcagacagaGAGTACTTGATGGAGCTTCTGGCAGGAAAGGAGAGAATGAGACTTGGAGGGAGAACCTCAAAGTATAGAAATTCATAGGAAAGAAGTGAGCGAATAAGTGAGACACAGAGAGTTACAGAGGAGAGGAGAATGTCACATTGAAATGTGACATAGGGCAAAATAGAGGTGAcaaaggccaaacaagaggcaAATGCTGACATGTACATGACATGTAGGATGTGTAGCAGGTTAGCGTCATTAACagtagagatggaaatgtgttgactctTTCCAGTAGTGTGCTAGATAGATGGAAGGAATACTTTGAGCAGTTGATGAATGAgggaaatgagagagaaggaagagtaaatGAGGCGAGTGTAGTGGAGCtaaaagtggcaatgattagtcagagtgaagttagaaaggcattaaagaggaggaaacatggaaaggcagttggtcctgtggaggtatggatgcattttggagaggtggctgggaagtttttgaccatttttttaacagaattcTCCTGGATGAGAAGATCCCTGAGGAATGGATGAAATGTATGCTGGTACCCATTTTTAAGactgatgtgcagagctgtggagaCTAAAGAGGAATTAAGT
This portion of the Syngnathoides biaculeatus isolate LvHL_M chromosome 10, ASM1980259v1, whole genome shotgun sequence genome encodes:
- the cldn19 gene encoding claudin-19; translation: MANLGLQLLGYFLALGGWIGIISTTALPQWKQSSYVGDAIITAVGLYEGLWMSCASQSTGQVQCKIFDSMLSLDIHIQTCRALMVVSVLLGLFGIIISVIGMKCTKVGDNNPTVKTRIAVTGGALFLFAGLCTLVSVSWYATQVSYQFFNPNTPPNARYEFGSALFVGWAAASLTVLGGFLLCCSCSKEDMQGQQYYRQSQPSTAREAELLSETSFPD